One window of Chlamydiales bacterium genomic DNA carries:
- a CDS encoding RtcB family protein, which yields MYNLKKIGPATYLLPQEGEMRVPGLIIATEQLIEEAEFQKPLDQVRNVAHLPGIVGYSIAMPDIHWGYGFPIGGVAAMDAESGVISPGGVGYDINCGVRLALINDKYDNWSEKTKHQLLQQIFSHVPSGVGRGDRERAALTDNDYKKLLVQGARWSVERGLGLPIDLEYMESHGLIEGADPSFVSQTAKLRGRDQLGTIGSGNHFVEIGKIEKIFLPEVAKQWKIEEGQAYLLIHSGSRGFGHQVCQDSLDSFIRAGYAEGLPDRQLVAAPITSELGRNYFSAMAAAANFAFNNRQQILHKARQAFKEVLNIQEGEVRLLYDVCHNIAKFESYEVNGKMQRLCIHRKGATRAFGPGAKELAPLFQKTGQPVLVPGDMGRASYLLAGLGNTKTWCSCCHGAGRARSRVKSSESWKGRDPIHYMKDQGVTVMATSKRTITEEMPDAYKDVDLVAQAVQEAGLANMVARLKPGLVLKG from the coding sequence ATGTATAACCTAAAAAAAATTGGGCCTGCGACTTATCTCCTTCCGCAAGAGGGAGAGATGCGCGTTCCGGGCCTCATCATCGCTACGGAACAGCTCATTGAAGAGGCAGAATTTCAAAAACCGCTAGATCAGGTGCGCAATGTAGCCCATCTGCCGGGAATTGTAGGCTACAGCATCGCCATGCCAGACATTCACTGGGGCTACGGCTTTCCGATCGGAGGTGTGGCTGCGATGGATGCAGAGTCGGGAGTCATCAGCCCTGGGGGCGTAGGATATGATATTAACTGCGGCGTCCGCCTTGCTCTGATTAACGATAAGTATGACAACTGGTCTGAGAAGACGAAGCATCAGCTTCTACAGCAGATCTTTTCGCACGTCCCCTCAGGTGTGGGCCGAGGAGATCGGGAGAGGGCTGCGCTCACAGACAATGACTACAAAAAGCTGCTCGTGCAGGGAGCGCGCTGGTCCGTCGAGCGCGGACTTGGCCTTCCTATCGACTTAGAATATATGGAGAGCCATGGGTTGATTGAAGGCGCGGATCCCTCATTTGTCTCTCAAACGGCGAAGCTGCGCGGCAGAGATCAGCTAGGGACCATCGGCTCTGGAAACCACTTTGTGGAGATCGGCAAGATCGAAAAGATCTTTCTTCCTGAGGTCGCCAAGCAGTGGAAGATCGAAGAGGGTCAAGCCTACCTACTCATCCACTCGGGCTCGCGCGGCTTTGGACATCAGGTGTGCCAAGACTCATTAGACAGCTTTATTCGCGCAGGCTATGCAGAGGGGCTTCCAGACAGGCAGCTCGTTGCCGCGCCCATCACAAGCGAGCTGGGAAGAAACTACTTCTCTGCCATGGCAGCTGCTGCCAACTTCGCCTTTAATAACCGCCAGCAGATCCTCCATAAAGCGAGACAGGCCTTTAAAGAGGTTCTCAATATCCAGGAGGGAGAGGTGCGCCTTCTTTACGATGTCTGCCACAACATCGCTAAATTTGAGAGCTACGAAGTGAATGGGAAGATGCAGCGCCTCTGCATCCACCGCAAAGGGGCGACGCGGGCGTTTGGCCCAGGCGCTAAGGAACTTGCTCCCCTCTTCCAAAAGACGGGCCAGCCAGTCCTCGTCCCAGGCGATATGGGAAGAGCGAGCTACCTTCTCGCAGGCCTTGGAAATACAAAGACCTGGTGCAGCTGCTGCCATGGTGCTGGCAGAGCGCGCAGCCGAGTTAAATCGTCCGAGTCTTGGAAGGGAAGAGATCCTATACACTACATGAAAGATCAGGGGGTCACCGTGATGGCGACCTCAAAAAGAACGATCACAGAAGAGATGCCAGACGCCTACAAGGATGTCGATCTAGTTGCTCAAGCCGTTCAAGAAGCCGGCCTTGCCAACATGGTCGCCCGCCTCAAGCCAGGCCTCGTCCTCAAAGGCTAG
- a CDS encoding ShlB/FhaC/HecB family hemolysin secretion/activation protein: MNSSNLLLAAFMLTSPIAFYADEPLLQESHAPVIRALILVPKPTEKSELPPAEGVLVHDLKLPGKGQKLEKLLADLAVGKSLTPELLVEIKRTIITYYRENSRPVVTVMIPEQEISDGVVEVVVIEGKLGKVVCKGNRWFKNKLIESYLDIEPGDAITNDSLLTDVTWMNKNPFRRTDILFTPGEAFGTTDIELVTKDRFPARFYTGGDNTGNDATGNERWFAGFNWGNAFFCDHQLNYQYTTSSDFHDFQSHTISYNAPLPWRHILLLFGGYGSVHPDLSSKDTHFGDFKSHGHSSQASARYQMPWGKLYRSSLKEWVVGFDFKNTNNNLEFVSDDTIPIITKTVNISQLVGGFNWGKETGHHKFSFSTELFWSPGKIFPNQSNSDFDNLRPDAKNRYVYGKFTLGDVYHFPANLALSVLLRGQLANKNLLPSEQYGLGGFNTVRGYNEREVNVDNAFIFNFEFWSFPFHLFRKVGDELIVLGFVDYAIGSDHKAAPGQKKSEFLLGAGPGLRYTINPYLSFRLDWGFKLHRTEFEDPKISKVNFGFILSY; the protein is encoded by the coding sequence GTGAACTCCTCTAATCTACTACTTGCGGCATTTATGCTGACAAGTCCTATTGCTTTCTATGCAGACGAACCTCTCCTTCAGGAGAGTCATGCCCCTGTGATCAGGGCGCTTATTCTCGTGCCCAAGCCCACAGAAAAGAGTGAGCTTCCCCCGGCTGAGGGCGTACTGGTTCACGACTTGAAACTACCCGGCAAAGGCCAGAAGCTGGAGAAGCTCTTAGCAGATTTAGCCGTCGGAAAATCTCTTACGCCCGAGCTTCTTGTTGAGATCAAGCGGACCATCATCACCTACTACCGAGAAAACAGCAGGCCCGTAGTCACCGTGATGATCCCAGAACAGGAGATCTCTGATGGTGTGGTCGAAGTGGTAGTGATCGAGGGAAAGCTGGGGAAGGTGGTCTGCAAGGGCAACCGCTGGTTTAAAAACAAGCTCATCGAAAGCTATCTGGATATCGAGCCGGGAGATGCGATTACAAACGACTCGCTTCTCACCGATGTCACCTGGATGAACAAGAACCCATTTAGGCGCACCGACATCCTCTTCACACCTGGAGAGGCGTTTGGAACCACCGACATCGAGCTGGTGACAAAAGACCGCTTCCCCGCAAGATTCTACACCGGTGGAGACAACACGGGTAACGATGCGACAGGAAATGAGCGCTGGTTTGCGGGCTTCAATTGGGGAAACGCCTTCTTCTGCGACCATCAGTTAAACTACCAGTACACCACCTCTTCCGATTTTCACGACTTCCAGTCCCACACGATTAGCTACAACGCTCCCCTGCCTTGGCGGCATATTCTACTGCTCTTTGGAGGATATGGATCTGTTCATCCAGACCTAAGTTCTAAAGACACCCACTTCGGCGACTTTAAGAGCCATGGGCACAGCAGCCAGGCGAGCGCGCGCTATCAGATGCCCTGGGGAAAACTCTACCGCTCCTCCCTCAAAGAGTGGGTAGTCGGCTTCGACTTCAAAAATACGAACAACAACTTGGAGTTCGTGAGCGACGATACGATCCCGATCATCACAAAAACAGTGAACATCTCGCAGCTAGTCGGCGGATTTAACTGGGGAAAAGAGACGGGCCACCACAAATTTTCATTTTCAACTGAACTCTTCTGGTCTCCAGGCAAGATCTTCCCCAATCAGAGCAACTCCGACTTCGACAACCTGCGCCCCGATGCAAAAAATCGTTATGTCTACGGAAAGTTCACGCTTGGCGACGTCTACCACTTCCCTGCAAACCTTGCGCTCTCGGTGCTCTTGCGCGGCCAGCTCGCCAACAAGAACCTGCTTCCAAGCGAGCAGTATGGACTCGGCGGATTCAACACGGTGCGTGGATATAACGAGCGCGAAGTGAACGTCGACAACGCCTTCATCTTCAACTTCGAGTTCTGGTCCTTCCCTTTCCATCTATTTAGAAAAGTGGGCGATGAGCTCATCGTTCTAGGCTTTGTCGACTATGCAATTGGAAGCGACCACAAAGCTGCACCGGGGCAGAAGAAGAGTGAATTTCTCCTCGGAGCGGGTCCAGGCCTGCGCTACACGATCAACCCCTATCTCTCCTTCCGCTTAGACTGGGGATTTAAGCTCCACAGAACCGAGTTCGAAGATCCAAAAATCAGCAAGGTGAACTTTGGATTTATCCTTAGCTACTGA